The Glandiceps talaboti chromosome 19, keGlaTala1.1, whole genome shotgun sequence genome contains a region encoding:
- the LOC144450119 gene encoding transmembrane protein 79-like, whose protein sequence is MASKSDERFEVMRDSAAAGLLAAGTIGIGYFIIPFPMPSMPTVTDRIVFALRCQIFAAILLYAGLQAISVKRFFTQAIDPVSGKGTHHIEKHSRYAQNTLENVVLSTIGNLVISSYLEENSMKIIPILVFLFVVGRITFWMGYLQHSLARAFGMALTIFVVWLPLYYAMFCVLWSGLGFRLPIDGQTAE, encoded by the coding sequence atggcGTCCAAGTCAGACGAACGCTTTGAAGTCATGAGGGATTCTGCTGCTGCAGGTCTCCTAGCTGCTGGAACGATAGGAATTGGGTATTTTATCATCCCTTTCCCAATGCCAAGTATGCCTACAGTGACAGATAGGATTGTGTTCGCTTTGAGATGCCAAATATTCGCTGCAATATTGTTGTATGCGGGACTCCAAGCTATTTCCGTCAAACGGTTTTTCACACAAGCCATCGACCCTGTATCCGGTAAAGGAACACATCATATCGAAAAGCATTCTAGATATGCACAAAACACATTGGAAAATGTAGTTTTAAGTACAATTGGAAACTTAGTGATAAGTTCATATCTCGAAGAAAATAGCATGAAAATTATACCAATTTTAGTTTTTCTGTTCGTAGTCGGCAGAATAACATTTTGGATGGGTTACCTGCAGCACTCATTAGCCCGTGCCTTTGGAATGGCATTGACAATTTTCGTCGTGTGGTTACCGTTATACTATGCAATGTTTTGTGTTCTGTGGAGTGGGCTTGGATTTCGACTTCCAATTGATGGACAGACTGCAGAATGA